The genomic stretch CGCCAGCCAGGTCACATCCCAGTTGCCGCTGCCGAAGACGGTCTGCAGGAGTGCGGTGTCGTCCTGCCCGCTCATGCTCACCTCGGCCCCCAGCTCCTGCCACGTCGCGGCGGCGAGCTCGGCGGCGGCGGCCCCGCCGGAGCCCAGACCCGAGTTGTAGATGAAGGTCAGCTCGAGGGGGGTCCCGTCCTTGGTCCGGGTGCCGTCCGGCCCGGCGGTCCACCCGGCGTCGTCCAGCGTCTGCCGGGCCACGTCGAGCCCCCCGGTGGGGAGCGCGCCCGACACCGAGTCCCCCGGGCAGGCCACCGGGGCAGCGGTCGCCAGGGTGGTGGCGGGACCGCCGGTGCCCCCGGTGAGCACCGACTGCAGCTCGTCCAGGTCCAGGGCCTGGGTCAGCGCGCGGCGGACCGCCGGGTCGGCGCCGGGCCGGCCCTCCTGCTGGTGGAACCACATCTCGCCCAGCACCGCGTCCAGGGTGCTGGCGAAGAGGTCGGACTCGACGAGGCGCTGGGCGTCCGGGCCGAGCACCGTGGCCGCGTTGAGCCCGCCGGACAGCAGCAGGTTGGCCGCCGTCGTCGCGTTCGGCACCACCTGCACGACCACCTGGTCGGGCATGCCCTCCTCGGCCGTGGTCGCGCCGTCGGGCCCCCACGTGTAGCCCTCGCGGAGCGTGTAGGTGATGCGGTCGCCCGGGACCACCTCGGTCAGCTCGTACGGGCCGGTGCCGCGGGTCTCGTCGGCCAGCACCGAGCGGTCCGCCAGCCCGCTGGCGCAGACCATCGGGATGCTGGCCAGTCCCTGGAGGACGAAGGGCGCGGGCTCGGCGAGCGTGATGGTCAGCGTCGAGCCGTCGGCGGTGGCCGTGGCGCCGGGGGGCAGGTACGTGCCCAGCAGCGGGCTCTCGTTCGCCGGGTCGGCGACGTAGGAGATGTTCGCCGCGGCGTCGGCCGCGGTGAACGGCGAACCGTCGGCGCAGGTGACGCCGTCGCCCAGGGTCAGCGTGACCTCCGTGCCGTCCACCGCCCAGTCGCTGGCGAGCCCGCTGACCACGGTGCCGTCGTCGGCCAGGTGCACCAGCGAGTCGTAGGCGAAGGCGCTGAGCTGGAACACGTTGCTGGCCGGGGACATCTGCGGGTCGAGGTTCCCCGGGTCGGCGTCCATCGCCATGGTGAAGGTGCCGCCGGAGGCGACCTCTCCCCCGCCACCGCCGCCGTCCCCACCTCCGCAGCCGGCGAGGAGGATCACGACGGCACACGCGCCGGCGCCGGTGCGGATGAACCTCATGGGGTGTCCTCTCGGGAGGTCAGTGCGGAGGAGTGGCGGTTGCGAGAAGGCTGCCCGGCATCGGGCGGGGGGTCTTCGTGCGCTGGCACGAGGTGACCGGGGGCGGCTCGTCGGTGGTGACGAGCCAGGTGGACGACCGGGTCACCCAGCGGCCCGGGGCACGGCCCGGCCGATGTGCAGGAACGCGGCGTGGCCGGCGCCGTCGTCACCGAGGAAGGCGAAGGGCACGTGCAGCCCCGACTGGGCCTGCACCGGGATGAGCGTGTCCGGGGCGAAGGCCACCAGCTCGCTGCGCTCGGGCTGCTCGCCCAGCTCGAGCGCGTCGCCCTTGGGCCGCATCTCCAGCCACACCCGGCCGTCGTCGTCCTGGCTGACCACGAGGTCGGCGACCCGGCTGCTGTAGGTGCCGGCGTACCGCATCGCGTCGACCGGCTCCGGGTGCTCCGGCGGCACCGGCAGCGGGTGCAGCTGCACGTCGGCCAGTTCGCGGAGCACGTGCCCCACCACGTCGCGGTAGAGCCCGTAGGGGTTCCCGCCGTTGGTGAGCAGGACGACGGCGATGCCGCGCTCGGGCAGCACCCGCAGGAACGAGGCCTGGCCGATGGTGTTGCCGTCGTGCCCGACCACCGGGGTGCCCAGCCCGTCGAACAGCTCCCAGCCCAGCCCCCAGGCGTCGCCCATCACCCGGATGTCGGGCAGCCGCACCCGGGGCTCCTGCATGGCCGCGACCGTGCCGGCGTCCAGCACGGTCGCGCCGTCGGCGGCCTTGCCCGCCTCCAGGTGCATCCGGGCGAAGGCGATCAGGTCCCGCGGCCGCATCGCCAGCGTGGAGCCGGCCGGGGCGTTGGACCGGGCCAGCGCCCACACCGGGGCCGGCACCTCCGGGGCGTCCGGCTCGGGGCGCACGTGGCCCACCGCCACCCGGTGCACGATCGCCTCGTACGGGCTCGCCGCGGCGTGGGTGAGCCCGAGCGGGGTGAACAGGTGCTCGGCCAGGCACTCGTCGAAGGGCTTGCCGCGCAGCACCTCCACCAGCCGGCCGAGCACGCAGTAGCCGGCGTTGTTGTAGGAGAACTGGTCGCCGGGCGGGAAGAGCTGGGCCAGGTCGCCGAGGCCGGCGACGTAGCGCGCCAGGGCGTCGTCGCCGCGACCGGTGTCGGTGAAGACGTCGCCCTCGAAGCCCGCGGTGTGGCTGAGCAGCTGCTCGACGGTGAGGGTGCGGGCCGCGTGCTCGTCGGCCAGCGCGAAGTCGGGCAGGTGCCGGCTCACCGGGTCCGCCAGCGCGACCCTGCCGTCGTCGACCAGCTGCATCACCAGCGTCGCCGTCCACACCTTGGTGATCGAGCCGATCTGGAACAGCGAGTCCGGCGTCGCCTCCACTCCGGTGGCCGTGCTGAGCAGCCCGGCGGCGGCGTCGACCACCTCGCCGTCGGCGAGCACCGCCACCCCGGCGGCGGGTACGTCGTGCTCGGCCAGGAGTGCGGGCAGGCGGTCGCGGATCCAGGCTCCGACCTCGTCCAGCTTCGTCATGCCGGAACGGTAGGAGCGCCGGTGCGCTGGTGGTTCGTGGTGGCGGCCAGCCCTCGGGGACGGCGTTCGTGCGCACCGACGAAGCCCGCCCTGGGCCGTCGCGGCAGACCGCGAGAGGCGGACCGACCGGGTGGACGCCGACCCGCGGGGCCCGACGGGTGGACCAGCACGTGCCCCGGTGGCACGGCGGCGCCGCCGCCGTGCCACCGGGCCGGATCAGTCCTCGACGACCGGCGACCAGACGCCCAGCTCCCACAGCGAGTAGCCGTACCCGGTGGCCCGCTGCAGGCCCTGCACCCGCACGTGGCGCGCGGTGGCCGACACGTCGTACGCCGTCTCGCCGACCGACCCGGCGCGGTCGGGCCCGAGCTGCCGCCAGGGGTCGTCCTCGCTGTCGCGCACCTGGATGCGGAACTGCGTGGCGTACGCGGCCTCCCAGTCGGTGGTCACCCGGGAGATCGGGGTGACCCGTCCCAGGTCGACCTGCACCCACTCGTCGTCGCTGCCCCAGGCGCTGGACCAGCGGGTGGTGGTCCGCCCGTCGACGGCGTCGGCGAGCGGGGTGCCCTCCCACTCCACCGACGAGGCGGTCACCGGCCGACCGAGCGCGACGTTGCGCAGCGCCGGGGGCGGAGCGGGCGACGTGGCCTGCGTCCGGACGTCGACCGTGGCCGTCCCGGTGGCCGACCCGACGGCGGCCGTGACCGTGGCCGAGCCGGCCGCCGGGGCGGTGAACCGGCCGGTGGCGTCGACCTCGCCGGCGGTGGTCGTCCAGGTCACCGGCGCGTCCGCGGTCAGCGGGCCGCCGTTGCCCGCGGCGTCGAAGGCGTACGCGGTGAGCTGCGTCGTCGTCCCGGCGAGCACGGTGCTCGTCGGCGGGCCGACCAGCACGGTCGTCGGGGTGACCGCCGCGGCGCTGGGCGTGCCGTGGACCTCGACTCCGTAGATCGAGTAGCCGTACTGGGTCAGCCGGGTCAGCCCGGTGATCCGGACGTACCGGCCGGTGGCCGCCACGACCAGGTCGTCGTCGCCGGCGTCGGTCTTGGTGACCGTCTGCACCGGGGCGCCGCCGTCCGGGTCGTCGGAGACCGACAGCTGGTACGTGCGCGCCGCGGCCCCCTCCCAGTCGACGTGCACCCGGCGGACGTCGTACTCCGCACCCAGGTCGATCTGCAGCCACTCGTCGTCGCTGCCGTGGACGCTCTCCCAGCGGGTGTCGCCGCGCCCGTCGACGGCCAGCGGCGCGGTGTTGCCACCGAGCTCGCTGCTCGCGGTCACCTGGGCGCCGCGGGCCACGTCGGCCAGCGGGGCGACCACGGCGACGACGGCGGAGCCGGTGGCCCCGCCCGCCGCGGTCGCCGTCACGTACCCGGCCCCGACCGCACCGGCGGTGAACCGGCCGCCCTCGACCGTCCCGTCGGCGGACGTCGTCCAGGTGAGCTCGCCGGCATCGGCCGGGTCGCCGTACTGGTCCCGGCCGGTCGCGGTGAGCGCCAGCTCCTGTCCGCTGACCACCTGCTGCCACCCGGGGGTGACGGTCAGCGCGGTGAGCACCGGTGCCGGCGCGACCCGCAGCGCGTACGCCTGGGTGACGCCGCCACTGGTGGCGGTGACGGTCACCGGGTCGGCCTCGGTGGTGGCGGTGAACACCCCGGCCGGGCTGATCGTGCCGCCGCCGCTGACCTGCCAGGTCACCTCGTCCAGGGCGATGGTGGCGCCGTACTGGTCGATGCCGGTGGCGGTGAAGGCCACGGTGCTGCCCGGCTGGACCGTGCGGACGGCGCCCGGGGTGGTGACCTCGACGTGGTCGAGCGCCGCGTCCAGGTGGTGCCGCACGGTGGCGTGCGCCGGCACCCGGATCGTGCCGATCTCCCGCGCCGCCGTACCGGTGCCCTCGTAGACCGGGTACACCTGCTCGCTGTCGGTCGGGTTGGTGACGACGTAGGTGTACGTGCCGTCGGCGGCGCGGTAGACCTGGCTCAGCGGGGCGCCGGTGTGCCGGTCGAGGGTCTCGGTGCCGGTGCCCAGGTTGGACAGGGCGTTCCAGTAGACGATCCCGGCCATCGACTGCGACGTCGCCACCGGGTCCTGCGCCGCCCACAGCGCGTCGGCGATGTCGACGTACTGCGCCGGGTCGGCCTGGGCCAGGTAGCCCAGCAGCACGTTGCCCAGCGCGTCACCGATCCGGCTGTACACGGCCACCGCCTGCGCGGTGTCCTCGCCGGGCTCGTAGTCCCCGGCGTCGTAGGCGTACAGCGCCCTCGCCGCTGCGGGGTCGGCCACGTAGTCCGTGGACAGCCGCTCGAACAGCGGCCAGGCGGGGCCCCACGTCTTCGGGTCGGCGTCCGGGTCCGCGGCCGGCGGGGCGATCGGGGTCAGCGCTGCGGGCAGGGCGTCGGGCGTCCAGACGTCGGCCGGGAAGGTCAGCGAGCCGTCGGCGGCGACCGTGACCAGCAGCCGGCCGTCGTCGTACAGCGGGTTGTCCGGGGTCTCCGCCGTCACGTACGCCGGGTTGTGCAGGTACGCCGTCCGGACGGCGTTCTGCACGTCGCCGATCGCGGCGTTGCGGTCCAGGGTGATGATCGTGTCGCCGTAGGTGCCGACGCCGTACCAGCTCTTGGCTGCCGCCTGCAGCCTGCCCGCGACGTCGCCGGGCACGCCGGCCGCGAGCGCGGCCGGTCGCAGGGTGAAGAGGTCGGCCAGCCGGGACCGGGAGAACGCCGGGTCCCAGCCGAGGTAGTTGAACCACGGCGCGGTCGGCATCCACTGGATGCCGTAGGTCCACGCCGGGTCGCCGGAGAAGTAGTTGGCGAACGTGGGGCCGCTGTCGAAGAGGATCCCGACGGTGGTGTGGTCGAACTCCGCCGGGTAGGTCGAGGGCCCCTGCGGGTCGCTGGCAGCCGGGCTGCCGACGGCATCCAGCCAGTACTGGCGCACCGAGGCGCGCTCGGTGACGTAGCCCATCGCGCCCTCGGCCTGCATCTCGGCGTCGCCGAGCACGGTGCCCAGCAGGTAGAGCCCGGCCCACGACTGGATCGCCTCGGAGCTGGACTCCTGGTTGTTGCCGCCGGGCGAGCTGAAGCCGCCGGCGTAGGAGTGGCCCTCGAAGGTGTCGAAGGTGCGCTGGTAGGGGAAGTCGGCGTCGTCGCGGTCCCAGTTGGCGTACTGCTTGGCCACCAGGGTCGCCATCTCGCCGTACTGCTCGGCGAACTGCGGGTCGGTCAGCCCCAGCAGCGCGGTGGCCAGGGTGAAGTAGCCGTAGTGGAAGTGGTTGTCGGTGAACTGGTAGGAGCCGTAGGAGTCACCGAACCCGATGAGCGCCGCCCACGAGTCGTACCGGGCGAAGAAGTGCTCGGTCTCCCCCGGCGTGTACGTGTACCAGTCGGCGAGCGCCGTGCGCAGCGTCGACTGGAGCGTGGTGAACGCCTCGGTGTCGCCGATCTGCTGGGCGATGAGCATGTACTCGGCGTACTGCTGCAGGTCCTTGCCGCCCCAGTAGGTGTCGCCGCCGTAGCTGGTGCGCTCGGCGTACTCGTCGACGTAGCGCTGCATCCGCGCCGGGTCGTACTCGGCGGCCTCGGGCAGCGCGGCCAGCGGGCTGATGCCGGTGAAGGGGTAGGTGACCGTCCACGGTCCCGGGCCGATCGTGGTCTCCATCGGCCCGCGCGGGGTGGCGTAGCGGACGCCGGAGAACGCCAGGTCGTGCGTCGTCTCGACGTGGTGGTGCGGCAGCCAGCCCTGCACGACCTCGGTGCCGGTGCCCTCCAGCGCCTCGGCGTCGACGGTCCAGGTCTCGGCGACCGTGCCGGCCGCCTGGTCGTAGACCGACTCCATCGCCACGTCCCGCGGGACGGCGAACGCCGTGCGGTGCAGGTCGTCCAGCGTCGCGCCGCTGGCCGGGACGGCGCTGACGACGAGGTGCGGCACGTCGGTCTCGGCGGTGAGCACGTCGCCCGCGCGGGAGAAGGTGGTGCCCGCCGGCACGTGGACGCCGTAGGTGCGCCCGCCCTGGGTGACGGCGAACCGGTCGGCGGTCAGCGGGAAGGTCACCGGGTCGCCGTCGGCGTCGGTGACCACGGCGCCGGGCTGCAGGGTGAGCCGCGGGGCCATGTCGGTGTACTCGAACCAGGTGTAGGGCATGCCGCGCGAGGCGGTGACGTCGACGTGCTGGGTGCCGCCGGTCTGCTGCATCCGCCAGCTCACGTTCTGGTCGCCCCAGCGCAGCGCCGTCGCGCTCTCGGCGCGGAACGCCGGGTCGAAGCGGGTGGCCAGACCCTCGGGTTCGTCGGTGAGCACGACCTGGTCGACGAGCACGTGCGCCCAGCCGGCGGTCAGCGTGTCGACCACCCGGATCTGCGCCTGCTGCCCGGCCCAGGCCGACAGGTCCCAGGTCACCCAGCGCAGCGCCTCGGAGTTCTCGCCGGTGGCCGACTGCACGACCTCGCCGTCGACGACCAGCTGGACCTCCTCGGCTCCCGGGTGGTTGCCGCCGGCGACCAGGAAGCCGGCGAAGCCGCGGTCGACGGTGAACGCCGGCGAGGTGAGCGTGCCGGTGGC from Modestobacter roseus encodes the following:
- a CDS encoding glycosyl hydrolase; its protein translation is MADPVTDPHRTRRPTPSRRMPRLAAALAAATALGAVPLVLAAPPAHAAPGDPSVVAVGSGSYAAAPPASLDANHRPTVSETVDQQLFIDPSLDGHPVPTNAWWTDLVVSRWSGDLWADPLVVSNSANGTTVTYPTRWNADGTAMRLEQPLVVGGTVTPQPAASDVVLADFDSATGATGWTATGDAFADVPSAGTNAGQSAVAGFLGAGLANSFTDGRGDGATGTLTSPAFTVDRGFAGFLVAGGNHPGAEEVQLVVDGEVVQSATGENSEALRWVTWDLSAWAGQQAQIRVVDTLTAGWAHVLVDQVVLTDEPEGLATRFDPAFRAESATALRWGDQNVSWRMQQTGGTQHVDVTASRGMPYTWFEYTDMAPRLTLQPGAVVTDADGDPVTFPLTADRFAVTQGGRTYGVHVPAGTTFSRAGDVLTAETDVPHLVVSAVPASGATLDDLHRTAFAVPRDVAMESVYDQAAGTVAETWTVDAEALEGTGTEVVQGWLPHHHVETTHDLAFSGVRYATPRGPMETTIGPGPWTVTYPFTGISPLAALPEAAEYDPARMQRYVDEYAERTSYGGDTYWGGKDLQQYAEYMLIAQQIGDTEAFTTLQSTLRTALADWYTYTPGETEHFFARYDSWAALIGFGDSYGSYQFTDNHFHYGYFTLATALLGLTDPQFAEQYGEMATLVAKQYANWDRDDADFPYQRTFDTFEGHSYAGGFSSPGGNNQESSSEAIQSWAGLYLLGTVLGDAEMQAEGAMGYVTERASVRQYWLDAVGSPAASDPQGPSTYPAEFDHTTVGILFDSGPTFANYFSGDPAWTYGIQWMPTAPWFNYLGWDPAFSRSRLADLFTLRPAALAAGVPGDVAGRLQAAAKSWYGVGTYGDTIITLDRNAAIGDVQNAVRTAYLHNPAYVTAETPDNPLYDDGRLLVTVAADGSLTFPADVWTPDALPAALTPIAPPAADPDADPKTWGPAWPLFERLSTDYVADPAAARALYAYDAGDYEPGEDTAQAVAVYSRIGDALGNVLLGYLAQADPAQYVDIADALWAAQDPVATSQSMAGIVYWNALSNLGTGTETLDRHTGAPLSQVYRAADGTYTYVVTNPTDSEQVYPVYEGTGTAAREIGTIRVPAHATVRHHLDAALDHVEVTTPGAVRTVQPGSTVAFTATGIDQYGATIALDEVTWQVSGGGTISPAGVFTATTEADPVTVTATSGGVTQAYALRVAPAPVLTALTVTPGWQQVVSGQELALTATGRDQYGDPADAGELTWTTSADGTVEGGRFTAGAVGAGYVTATAAGGATGSAVVAVVAPLADVARGAQVTASSELGGNTAPLAVDGRGDTRWESVHGSDDEWLQIDLGAEYDVRRVHVDWEGAAARTYQLSVSDDPDGGAPVQTVTKTDAGDDDLVVAATGRYVRITGLTRLTQYGYSIYGVEVHGTPSAAAVTPTTVLVGPPTSTVLAGTTTQLTAYAFDAAGNGGPLTADAPVTWTTTAGEVDATGRFTAPAAGSATVTAAVGSATGTATVDVRTQATSPAPPPALRNVALGRPVTASSVEWEGTPLADAVDGRTTTRWSSAWGSDDEWVQVDLGRVTPISRVTTDWEAAYATQFRIQVRDSEDDPWRQLGPDRAGSVGETAYDVSATARHVRVQGLQRATGYGYSLWELGVWSPVVED
- a CDS encoding ABC transporter substrate-binding protein produces the protein MRFIRTGAGACAVVILLAGCGGGDGGGGGGEVASGGTFTMAMDADPGNLDPQMSPASNVFQLSAFAYDSLVHLADDGTVVSGLASDWAVDGTEVTLTLGDGVTCADGSPFTAADAAANISYVADPANESPLLGTYLPPGATATADGSTLTITLAEPAPFVLQGLASIPMVCASGLADRSVLADETRGTGPYELTEVVPGDRITYTLREGYTWGPDGATTAEEGMPDQVVVQVVPNATTAANLLLSGGLNAATVLGPDAQRLVESDLFASTLDAVLGEMWFHQQEGRPGADPAVRRALTQALDLDELQSVLTGGTGGPATTLATAAPVACPGDSVSGALPTGGLDVARQTLDDAGWTAGPDGTRTKDGTPLELTFIYNSGLGSGGAAAAELAAATWQELGAEVSMSGQDDTALLQTVFGSGNWDVTWLALNVSSPDQLVPFFSGPAAPEGNNFSRIANADYEEGVARAAAMAGAEGCDEWLAAEANLIEAADVVPFANQSASTFGSGAEFDSGAVAVVPTTIRMLAD
- a CDS encoding serine hydrolase domain-containing protein, with the translated sequence MTKLDEVGAWIRDRLPALLAEHDVPAAGVAVLADGEVVDAAAGLLSTATGVEATPDSLFQIGSITKVWTATLVMQLVDDGRVALADPVSRHLPDFALADEHAARTLTVEQLLSHTAGFEGDVFTDTGRGDDALARYVAGLGDLAQLFPPGDQFSYNNAGYCVLGRLVEVLRGKPFDECLAEHLFTPLGLTHAAASPYEAIVHRVAVGHVRPEPDAPEVPAPVWALARSNAPAGSTLAMRPRDLIAFARMHLEAGKAADGATVLDAGTVAAMQEPRVRLPDIRVMGDAWGLGWELFDGLGTPVVGHDGNTIGQASFLRVLPERGIAVVLLTNGGNPYGLYRDVVGHVLRELADVQLHPLPVPPEHPEPVDAMRYAGTYSSRVADLVVSQDDDGRVWLEMRPKGDALELGEQPERSELVAFAPDTLIPVQAQSGLHVPFAFLGDDGAGHAAFLHIGRAVPRAAG